In Sphaeramia orbicularis chromosome 12, fSphaOr1.1, whole genome shotgun sequence, the following proteins share a genomic window:
- the cdc37l1 gene encoding hsp90 co-chaperone Cdc37-like 1 has translation MEWMGNGASVRPSEESNQASTARGSAHSQQQHSPSSHICDSAIMTSLYQSQQRCVKASISSSWSLAEAQDQLCSLGVHSSESLEQERARTMVCPTELTHTEQEWRRKESMLGGQEPSRSPVLGAVGSWDVFDKSIINVQSQPVDMDQDKCKTFLQKYEQELRHFGMLRRWDDSQRFLSDRPQLICEETANYLIVWCSRLQQEGKEALMEQVAHQAVVMQFILEMASNSQQDPRGCFRQFFHKAKEGQDVYLEVFHTELEAFKYRVKEYAVKCKGDLPNTLDTNYRLDPKESVDSLPQVAEYHMKRCLDAGLWTSTGRWTKDDNTETDEIRMMETS, from the exons CACTCCCCATCATCACATATTTGCGACAGTGCCATTATGACATCTCTATATCAGAGCCAGCAGCGCTGTGTGAAAGCCTCAATCAGCTCCAGCTGGAGCCTGGCCGAGGCCCAGGACCAGCTGTGTTCTCTAGGGGTTCACAGCTCTGAGTCTCTGGAACAGGAACGTGCTCGGACTATGGTCTGTCCCACAGAACTCACACACACTGAGCAGGAGTGGCGACGTAAGGAGAGCATGCTGGGAGGTCAGGAACCCAGCCGCAGCCCTGTGCTCGGAGCTGTTGGAAGTTGGGATGTTTTTGATAAG aGTATCATCAATGTCCAAAGTCAACCTGTAGATATGGACCAAGACAAATGCAAGACATTTCTCCAAAAGTATGAACAAGAGCTTAGGCATTTTG GTATGTTGCGGAGATGGGATGACAGTCAGCGGTTCCTATCAGACAGACCTCAGCTCATCTGTGAGGAAACGGCAAACTACTTAATTGTGTGGTGTAGCAGACTACAGCAAGAAGGG AAAGAAGCGCTGATGGAGCAGGTGGCTCACCAAGCTGTGGTCATGCAGTTCATCCTGGAAATGGCCTCAAACTCTCAGCAGGATCCTCGAGGCTGCTTCAGACAGTTCTTCCATAAAGCCAAA gAAGGACAGGACGTCTACTTAGAAGTCTTCCACACAGAGCTAGAGGCCTTCAAATACAGAGTGAAAGAATACGCAGTCAAGTGTAAAGGTGACTTACCAAACACTTTGGACACAAACTATAGACTTGACCCCAAAGAATCTGTGGACTCTTTACCTCAA GTGGCAGAGTACCATATGAAGCGCTGCTTAGATGCTGGACTGTGGACAAGCACAGGGAGGTGGACAAAGGACGACAATACAGAAACCGATGAAATACGCATGATGGAGACCTCCTAG
- the ak3 gene encoding GTP:AMP phosphotransferase AK3, mitochondrial: protein MVLHRIVRAVIMGPPGSGKGTVSSRITKCFGLTHISSGDILRANINAKTELGLLMKSCIDQGQLVPDDVIARIILKDLKSLEQGSSWLLDGFPRTVSQAESLDDAHSVDTVINLNVPFQTIKQRLTSRWTHLPSGRVYNVDFNPPKVPGFDDVTGEPLVQRDDDKPETVTRRLKAYETQTEPVLEYYRSKGVLETFTGTETNKIWPHIEAFLQKKFSMCNQNLA, encoded by the exons ATGGTTCTGCATAGGATTGTTCGTGCTGTTATAATGGGACCTCCGGGGTCTGGGAAGGGAACAGTGTCTTCACGGATAACCAAATGTTTCGGACTTACGCACATCTCAAGTGGGGATATTTTGAGAGCCAACATCAATGCTAAAACTG aGCTTGGCCTGCTGATGAAGTCCTGTATCGATCAGGGTCAGCTGGTCCCCGACGATGTCATAGCTCGTATCATCCTGAAGGATCTGAAATCACTTGAGCAAGGCAGCAGCTGGCTGCTCGATG GTTTCCCTCGTACAGTGTCCCAGGCGGAGTCTCTGGATGACGCCCACAGTGTGGACACAGTCATCAACCTTAATGTGCCCTTCCAGACCATCAAACAGAGACTCACCTCCCGCTGGACTCACCTCCCCAGCGGCAGAGTCTACAATGTCGATTTCAACCCACCTAAAGTCCCT GGTTTTGATGATGTGACAGGGGAGCCTCTGGTCCAGAGGGACGATGACAAACCAGAGACGGTAACACGGAGACTGAAAGCCTATGAGACTCAGACTGAACCTGTCCTGGAGTACTACAG AAGTAAAGGTGTGTTGGAGACCTTCACTGGGACAGAAACCAACAAGATCTGGCCACACATTGAGGCTTTTCTTCAGAAAAAGTTCTCCATGTGTAACCAAAACCTAGCCTAA